ACTTGTTCATCCACTGGGCGAGCTCTAATAGTGTGGTGAGGTTTACGATGCCCTTTGAGGTGTTTAGGGTAGATATCATTCTGTTGTATGTCTTTATTCCGGTGGCAAGTGCAGTTCCCGCCGCGGCCGAATCAGTAACTTCCCCGCTCAGGGAATCTGTCTTCTCTATTCCGGTGTAGGGGAACTTCTCCATGTTCAGGGGCCCGTAGAGTATCTCGGTAAGCTGAATCTGTCCAAACCCCATTCCATCTCCGATCAGGATGATCACATTCTTGACGGGCTTTACGGGATAGGAATACACTTGGGGAAGTGCAAGGCCAAAAACTAGGAGGAGAAGGAGGGCAGCTTTGGCCCTCACTACTCATCCCTCCTGTATCATCTCGACGGCCTTAAGTCCTATCTTGGCGACCTCTGGTGGAAGCCCTACGTATCCTGGAGCGATGTGCTCTTCCTTCTGGCCCTCCGTAAGTATCCACTTTAGGAAGTCCTTGATTGCTCTGGCCTTCTCTGGACTATAGTGCTTTCCTCCCTTATTCTGCCATACGAGAATGTGCGTGAAGGCGACTATTGGGTAGGAGTTCTCTCCCGGTGCATCGAGAAGTTGCTTCAGATCCTCTTTGTATCCCTGGGTTGGATCAGGTATGTAGGCCTTGACGTTCGCAACTGCCGCTTTTATTGTCTCTTCCGTTGGTTTAACGTATTTACCGGCTTTATTCTCAAGTACCGCGACCTTGAGGTTCTCGTTTATCGCGTAAGAAAGCTCTGTGTAGGCTATGCTGTACTTCGTCTGCTTGAGCATCGCAACTACTCCAGAATTGCCCTTTCCTCCCATTCCCCTTCCCATCTTGTCTACTGGCCAGTCCACGACCTTTCCAGCACCCACCTTTTCGGCCCACTCCTTGCTGATTAGGCTTAGGTAGGTCGTGAATATTGCGGTAGTTCCGCTGGAATCGCTCCTGTGGATGACTATTATCTTCTCGTGGGGGAGATTTTCGTTGGGATTCAGCTTCTTTATCGCCGGATCGTCCCAGTACTCTATTTCCCCGAGGAATATCTTGGCTAGAACCTCCCTGCTAAGCTTGAGCTCTTTAACCCCAGGAACGTTGTAAACAACCACAACCGCGCCAACGATCTCAGGGAACTGGAGGGGCTGATCTCCTGTTGCTAAAAACTTCTTCCAAGTTGCCTCCTTTACTGGGGGATCCGTCCTTCCTATATCGGTTAACCCCTTGAGAAAAGCCTCCTGACCGTGCCCGCTTCCTCCACCCTCGTATTCTATCTTAACGTTTGGATGGGTCTTTTGATAGTCCTCTATCCACTTCTGGATCTGGTACATCGGGAAAGTCGCTCCAGTTGTTCTAATTACTATTACTTGGGATGAGGTCTTTTCCTTTATGGTTACCGTCCTTGTGTTAGTCATGGGCTCTTTGCTTGTCACGGTTACGGTCTTGGTTTCCCCTCCGATGCAACCTGCCACAAATACCGCTATTCCTAATAATATAATCAAGATTAAATTTGTATGCTCCTTCATGATGGGCACCAATTTTTACTCCAAATATACATAAATATAAGCGTTGTCGAAGTAGAATATGCATTCATACTTGTAGATATAAATGAATAAATAGTGTGAGTAGATCTAAAGTTGGATATATAGACTATCATCCAGATTTAACCGGGGAGCCATAGAGAACTTACTCAAAAGATAAACTTCTAATAATATTAGGATTTATATTGGTGGCTAATTAATGCGAAAGGACGTCTTAGAGGGAGCTTTTTAGCGTTAATTTTGACTTTGTGGTTTTTATCGTGGCTGAATAAATTTATTGGATGGAGTTGATCTCCTTATTGGGAATTGTTGGGATTGGATACGCCTTTAAATCCCCACTAAGATTGAAACTGGTAAGTGGGGGCTTCATTTTAGCCTTCTCTCTGCCAATCGTCACACTAACACTGGGAAAAATATGGTACTGGATAACAATCCTAATGACAATCCCTTCATATTACCTCAGATCGCTGGTTAGGCTCTCAATGAATACCCTAAAGGTGTTTGTTATTTCCGGCTTAATGTTTGCCCCGTTTGTTGTTTTCTCGAGCTTAAGCTTTTATGCGTGGGTACTCACTGGCCTTTATTGGCTAATTTTAGGTTTAGTTGGTTCTCATCTCAACTCCTCTTGGCCGGATGTGTTGGTGCCTCCTCTCGTAGTCTACTTCTTTACCTTGATCATCGCAATAACCCCTACTACCTCAGAAACCCAGCTTCTAAAGGCGGCGGCTCTAATAGTCTTAACTCCCCTTTACCCTATTGCCGCTTGGATTTCAAAGGATTTATCTGGTAAGAAAATACGCGCCGAGAACTAAGAGAGCTAGAAGGCCAAGAACTAATAGATAGTCGACCCAGGAATACTCCCTGGGAACTTTGCGCTCAACCTCCGCCTCTTTTCCCATTGTTTCTCTAACGGCAACTGCGGTCTCCAGATCTTTCTTGTTTGGAATTTGCATAAATAAAATTAGAGCTTCCAAGATTTAAAGTTGCCTATTCCGATTCTCTCTAGGACTTCCATGACTCCCAGAGCTATTCCATCCACTTCTATTCCTCCCATGGGCTTGTAGCCGTCTCCAACGACGTAAATTCTCTCAAGGGGCCACTCGACGTGCACTCCAGCCCTCGTCCTGTTGACTGGATTATCTCCACGGTAGACTTGGGCCAATAATGGTTCACCATCCGGAAATACCTCAAGGAGATCATCCCATCCCCTCTTTATGGCCTTTTTCGGGCTTTCCTTGAGGGCCATATGGGCCATTATGAGCGTGTACCCCTCTTTGGCAAGAGACGGATCCAGAGAGGAGGGCTCATTAAAGCCGTTGATGCTGAGCTGAGGTGTGAAAACTACCGTGTTCCCTATCCTGGGCTCCCCAGGAACCGCTAGGTTGAACTTAACTCCTTCGCTTGGCTTGATTCTCTTGACCTCTTTTAGGAAGTCGTGGGGGAATTCCCCCTTCCCAATTAGCTCCACGGTCTCTTTTACTCCAATGTTTGAAATTAAGATATCATATTGGTATTCGGAACCGCTCTCACCGATGACCTTTCCCTCCTCAACCTCAACGACTTTCTCCCTAGTTATTATCCTCCCCTTATTTTCCGTGATTATCCTCGCTAGCTCATCAATTACGGCCTTACATCCCCCTCTTATGAGTCCAGGGCCTCCCCACATTAACGTAGCCTTTATTTCCTTAGCCAGCTCTATTGCCGGGATTTCAGTTGAAGAAACGCTGTCAGCCCAGCCGGTGAAGCTCTCCAGGGATTTTAGAACGAATTCATTATCTCCAAC
This window of the Pyrococcus kukulkanii genome carries:
- the pstS gene encoding phosphate ABC transporter substrate-binding protein PstS translates to MKEHTNLILIILLGIAVFVAGCIGGETKTVTVTSKEPMTNTRTVTIKEKTSSQVIVIRTTGATFPMYQIQKWIEDYQKTHPNVKIEYEGGGSGHGQEAFLKGLTDIGRTDPPVKEATWKKFLATGDQPLQFPEIVGAVVVVYNVPGVKELKLSREVLAKIFLGEIEYWDDPAIKKLNPNENLPHEKIIVIHRSDSSGTTAIFTTYLSLISKEWAEKVGAGKVVDWPVDKMGRGMGGKGNSGVVAMLKQTKYSIAYTELSYAINENLKVAVLENKAGKYVKPTEETIKAAVANVKAYIPDPTQGYKEDLKQLLDAPGENSYPIVAFTHILVWQNKGGKHYSPEKARAIKDFLKWILTEGQKEEHIAPGYVGLPPEVAKIGLKAVEMIQEG
- a CDS encoding phytoene desaturase family protein; this encodes MKAVIIGAGLGGLLTGAFLAKNGYEVTILEKSPIIGGRFTNLPYKGFQLSTGALHMVPHGEDGPLAHLLKILGAKVEIVNSNPKGKILWDGKIMHYRESWKFLGFKEKAKALKLLAEIKANRLPKGEEALMPADEWIKERVGDNEFVLKSLESFTGWADSVSSTEIPAIELAKEIKATLMWGGPGLIRGGCKAVIDELARIITENKGRIITREKVVEVEEGKVIGESGSEYQYDILISNIGVKETVELIGKGEFPHDFLKEVKRIKPSEGVKFNLAVPGEPRIGNTVVFTPQLSINGFNEPSSLDPSLAKEGYTLIMAHMALKESPKKAIKRGWDDLLEVFPDGEPLLAQVYRGDNPVNRTRAGVHVEWPLERIYVVGDGYKPMGGIEVDGIALGVMEVLERIGIGNFKSWKL